In Carassius gibelio isolate Cgi1373 ecotype wild population from Czech Republic chromosome B4, carGib1.2-hapl.c, whole genome shotgun sequence, one DNA window encodes the following:
- the LOC127956361 gene encoding probable methyltransferase-like protein 25 — MQLEDLMQNLRLMTRDTTAGLSLDKAVTPDEFMNCKKAHEVQAMSEVVASLAKYCRVKQVIDVGSGKGYLCSYLSMRFNLQVFGIDSSSTNTHGAQERNRKLKKFSKAYQKPNKATRKQTLDSEDESLQHSRNFENSDGLKNVITEEKESFEARADSSALSKQVTNDLSASDNAGECPLDLNDSDSGSSFLSLLSLDVTEDISPRVNHSQLSLEEREKRKRENLERKAGEGRGNIRDDGLFSPLTSFDPLTLALTILIQFLKKKLPF, encoded by the exons ATGCAGCTGGAAGATCTGATGCAGAATCTGAGACTGATGACTAGAGACACTACTGCAG GACTGTCATTAGACAAAGCAGTAACACCGGATGAGTTTATGAACTGTAAGAAGGCCCATGAGGTGCAGGCAATGTCTGAGGTTGTGGCTAGTTTGGCCAAATACTGCCGAGTCAAACAG GTGATAGACGTGGGTTCAGGGAAAGGCTACCTGTGCTCCTATCTGTCCATGCGGTTCAACCTGCAAGTGTTCGGGATCGACTCCTCCAGCACCAACACACATGGAGCTCAGGAGAGGAACAGGAAACTGAAGAAGTTCTCCAAAGCTTATCAGAAACCAAACAAAGCCACTAGGAAGCAAACTTTGGACAGCGAGGATGAGAGTTTACAACACAGCAGAAACTTTGAAAACAGTGATGGCCTCAAAAACGTTATTACTGAGGAAAAGGAAAGCTTTGAGGCTCGAGCGGATAGCAGTGCTTTATCAaaacaagtcaccaatgatttaTCTGCTTCAGATAATGCTGGAGAATGTCCATTAGACCTGAATGATTCAGATTCAGGAAGCAGCTTCCTCAGTTTGCTGTCTCTAGACGTCACAGAAGACATCTCTCCCCGCGTCAACCACAGCCAGCTGAGTCTGGaggaaagagagaagagaaagagagagaatctgGAGAGGAAAGCTGGAGAAGGAAGGGGGAACATCAGAGACGACGGCCTGTTTTCCCCTCTGACctcatttgaccctctaactttagcactcactattcttattcaattcttaaaaaagaaactacctttctaa